One window of the Salvelinus sp. IW2-2015 linkage group LG10, ASM291031v2, whole genome shotgun sequence genome contains the following:
- the LOC111969305 gene encoding G2/mitotic-specific cyclin-B1 gives MPYNLRSKLPVKVTNPTNQEKCAIPNVKVQTKSEENVSLPGKPVTSYGLRSRVPLGNVASKLNNAKGIKTNAAVHIKPAQHKQSATERVHVISKENTGAGNCDLVRQAKPIPAAPEEPPSQEATRDEGLNVPQAFSHDLLNIPDVDSADFGDASLCSDYVKDIYAHLRNLEVAMAIKPCYLEGCDVTGSMRSILVDWLVQVQKQFRLHQETLYMTVGIIDRFLQDYPVPKKSLQLVGVTAMLIASKYEEIAPPVVKDFAHTADFIYSCAEIRLMEITILKALNYELGRPPPVHFLRRAAKVGKLQPVGYGLAKYLLELTLLDYASVHYPPSLTAAAALALSSRILHDSAGYEWTPALQHYTGYTEVSLLPVMQCIAKMLARLSDGSMKQLSIKQKYENVKLLRVSCLPELASTRAYAYINKLANSHC, from the exons ATGCCTTACAACTTGAGGTCCAAATTGCCTGTGAAAGTGACCAACCCTACCAATCAGGAGAAATGTGCAATTCCAAATGTAAAG GTCCAGACCAAGTCAGAGGAGAATGTTTCCTTACCAGGAAAACCTGTCACCTCATATGGCCTGAGGTCCAGGGTGCCTTTGGGAAATGTAGCAAGCAAACTGAACAATGCCAAAGGgattaaaacaaat GCGGCTGTTCACATCAAACCAGCTCAACATAAGCAGAGCGCCACTGAAAGAGTCCATGTTATTTCAAAGGAGAACACTGGGGCTGGCAACTGTGATCTGGTCAGACAG GCCAAGCCCATTCCAGCTGCCCCTGAGGAGCCTCCGAGCCAAGAGGCCACTCGGGACGAGGGGCTCAATGTGCCACAGGCCTTCTCGCATGACCTGCTCAACATCCCAGATGTGGACTCTGCAGACTTTGGCGACGCCTCGCTGTGCAGTGACTATGTGAAGGACATTTACGCTCATCTAAGGAACCTGGAG GTTGCCATGGCTATAAAACCATGTTATCTGGAGGGTTGTGATGTGACTGGGAGCATGCGGAGTATTCTAGTTGACTGGCTGGTACAGGTCCAGAAGCAGTTCAGACTGCACCAGGAGACCCTCTACATGACTGTTGGGATCATCGACCGCTTTCTCCAG GACTATCCCGTGCCAAAGAAGTCTCTGCAACTGGTTGGTGTCACTGCGATGCTCATCGCTTCCAAGTACGAGGAAATCGCTCCTCCTGTGGTGAAGGACTTTGCCCATACAGCAGACTTCATCTACTCCTGTGCTGAGATACGCTTGATGGAAATTACCATTCTGAAAGCCTTGAACTATGAACTGGGACGACCACCACCAGTTCACTTTCTAAGGAGAGCCGCCAAGGTTGGGAAG CTTCAGCCTGTTGGTTATGGGCTGGctaaatacctgctggagctgaCCCTTCTGGACTATGCCTCAGTTCACTATCCACCATCCCTGACCGCTGCAGCAGCTCTTGCTTTATCATCCAGGATCCTTCATGATTCTGCTGGTTATGAATGG ACCCCAGCCCTACAGCACTACACAGGCTACACAGAGGTCTCTCTGCTACCTGTGATGCAATGCATTGCCAAGATGCTGGCGCGCCTGAGTGATGGCAGCATGAAACAGTTG TCAATTAAGCAGAAGTATGAAAACGTCAAGCTACTCAGGGTCAGCTGTCTRCCAGAGCTGGCATCTACCAGGGCGTACGCCTACATTAACAAACTGGCCAACTCTCACTGTTGA